The following are encoded together in the Arcobacter aquimarinus genome:
- a CDS encoding transporter substrate-binding domain-containing protein, giving the protein MKLLLILILFILNAHTKEPIFKVSYDPNYTPFSYKQEGKETGLYIDIWKLWAKYNNYKVEFIDGKLWNEAINLAKEEKVDFFLGTDTYEDWMIGSDFFYETNSSFFTLTKNNTPFELSTNLKIGLISNTFKELILENIPTANIKIYEDYKDIIDALKNQEIDLIYEDKLAFEYYTVQNNQFHLIKPLNKLIKKTKTQAITLDKAKVEIFNKGFLKIPINELLNIEKKWILNENDYYYQNFKYQINLTSEEIEFIKNNKIKVSISNAWEPFTFKSKNNEAIGISSEYWYLISKKLNLQTKNIFFETFNQQIESIKNKETDLIYSTADTPQRKEFSIFSKEYANFPISIVTKKDENFIENISSIKNKKIAIGNNFTAHNVLKNNYPEIALIPVKSVKEGLELVSKNKVYAFIDIKPVLLYNISKYDFDDLKVSGNTGLNFSLKFMIRDDYPILESILNKAISSVSYNELNTIVNKWNNVQFQTSFDYDIFWKITLAIFIILLAFIYRNFTLKNLNRTLKIKVEEKTKQLSEMNKNLENLVERKTRELIQKETILNQQSKMAAMGEMIENIAHQWRQPLSVISTVATGAKLKKDLNLLTDNEFYETMEIINNSSQHLSNTIDDFRNFFSNDKEIISFNVNEAIDKALSLVTSKLKNRDIQIIKSKDKIIILGLRNEFIQVILNIINNAIDAFETIKDKDKYIFINSYEEKQNLILTIRDNAGGIKEEIINRIFEPYFTTKHKSQGTGIGLYMSLEIIKKHMNGELLVSNKEYIYDNNKCKGAEFKIIIPLNQ; this is encoded by the coding sequence ATGAAACTTCTTCTTATTCTCATTTTATTTATTCTTAATGCTCATACAAAAGAGCCTATTTTCAAAGTTTCTTATGATCCTAATTATACTCCTTTTTCATATAAACAAGAAGGGAAAGAGACAGGACTATATATTGATATTTGGAAGCTTTGGGCTAAATATAATAATTATAAAGTAGAGTTTATTGATGGAAAACTTTGGAATGAAGCTATTAATTTGGCAAAAGAAGAAAAAGTTGATTTCTTTTTAGGAACAGATACCTATGAAGATTGGATGATTGGTTCTGATTTTTTTTATGAAACAAATAGTAGTTTTTTCACTCTTACTAAAAATAATACTCCATTTGAGTTATCTACTAATTTAAAAATAGGATTAATTAGCAATACTTTCAAAGAATTAATTTTAGAAAATATTCCTACTGCAAATATAAAAATTTATGAAGATTATAAAGATATTATTGATGCTTTAAAAAATCAAGAAATTGATTTAATCTATGAAGATAAACTTGCCTTTGAATACTATACTGTTCAAAACAATCAATTTCATCTAATAAAACCTTTAAATAAATTAATTAAAAAAACTAAAACTCAAGCAATAACTTTAGATAAAGCAAAAGTTGAAATTTTTAACAAAGGATTTTTAAAAATCCCAATAAATGAACTTTTAAATATAGAAAAAAAATGGATTTTAAACGAAAATGACTACTATTACCAAAACTTCAAATATCAAATAAATTTAACTTCTGAAGAGATAGAATTTATTAAAAATAATAAAATAAAAGTATCTATTTCAAATGCTTGGGAACCATTTACTTTCAAATCAAAAAATAATGAAGCTATTGGAATTTCATCTGAATATTGGTATTTAATATCTAAAAAATTAAATTTACAAACAAAAAATATATTTTTTGAAACTTTTAATCAACAAATTGAAAGTATAAAAAATAAAGAAACAGATTTAATCTACAGTACAGCAGATACTCCTCAAAGAAAAGAATTTTCAATTTTTTCAAAAGAATATGCAAATTTTCCTATTTCAATTGTTACAAAAAAAGATGAAAATTTTATAGAAAATATTTCTTCTATAAAAAATAAAAAAATTGCTATTGGAAATAATTTCACAGCACATAATGTACTAAAAAACAATTATCCTGAAATAGCTCTCATTCCTGTTAAAAGTGTAAAAGAAGGTTTAGAATTAGTCTCTAAAAATAAAGTCTATGCTTTTATTGATATTAAACCTGTATTACTCTATAACATTTCAAAATATGATTTTGATGATTTAAAAGTTTCTGGAAATACAGGACTAAATTTTAGTCTTAAATTTATGATAAGAGATGATTACCCTATTTTAGAATCAATTTTAAATAAAGCCATTTCTTCTGTTTCATATAATGAATTAAATACAATTGTAAATAAATGGAATAATGTTCAATTTCAAACTAGTTTTGATTATGATATTTTTTGGAAAATAACATTAGCTATTTTCATAATCTTATTAGCTTTTATATATAGAAACTTCACACTAAAAAATTTAAATCGAACTTTGAAAATAAAAGTAGAAGAAAAAACTAAACAATTAAGTGAAATGAATAAAAATCTTGAAAATTTAGTTGAAAGAAAAACTAGAGAATTAATTCAAAAAGAGACTATTTTAAATCAACAATCAAAAATGGCAGCCATGGGGGAAATGATTGAAAATATTGCGCATCAATGGAGACAACCATTATCTGTAATTTCAACTGTTGCAACAGGAGCTAAATTAAAAAAAGATTTAAACTTACTAACTGATAATGAATTTTATGAAACCATGGAAATCATAAATAACTCTTCACAACATTTGTCAAATACTATTGATGATTTTAGAAATTTTTTTAGTAATGACAAAGAGATTATCTCTTTTAATGTAAATGAAGCAATAGATAAAGCATTAAGCCTTGTAACTAGCAAATTAAAAAATAGAGATATTCAGATTATTAAATCAAAAGATAAAATAATTATTTTAGGTCTTAGAAATGAATTTATTCAAGTTATATTAAATATCATCAATAATGCAATTGATGCTTTTGAAACGATAAAAGATAAAGATAAATACATTTTTATAAACTCTTATGAAGAGAAGCAAAATCTAATTTTAACAATAAGAGATAATGCAGGTGGAATTAAAGAAGAAATAATTAACAGAATATTTGAACCTTATTTTACTACTAAACATAAAAGCCAAGGGACTGGAATTGGGCTTTATATGTCTTTAGAAATTATAAAAAAACATATGAATGGAGAACTTTTAGTTTCCAATAAAGAATATATTTATGACAATAATAAATGTAAAGGAGCAGAGTTCAAAATAATAATTCCTCTGAACCAATAA
- a CDS encoding response regulator transcription factor, with protein sequence MSITNQYVNILKKLNILYIEDEENIKLNVKKTLLLFSDNVFDAEDIASAKKILHEKRIDIILSDINLPDKSGIDFIKEIRLIDKKIPIIILSAYTDKKFLLEATKLKLIDYLTKPIDFKSLNQALNKCVDEILDNSRYIISFKNNINYNVLHKKLIDTEKEEELSLTSKELTLLDFLIKNSNRIVSSEELKSYLWEDEYEATDSALKNLLNKLRKKVGKDSIINTSGVGYRLDY encoded by the coding sequence ATGTCAATTACTAATCAATACGTGAATATTTTAAAAAAATTAAATATCCTCTATATAGAAGATGAAGAAAATATCAAATTAAATGTAAAAAAAACACTGTTGTTATTTAGTGATAATGTCTTTGATGCTGAAGATATAGCATCAGCAAAAAAAATCTTACATGAAAAAAGAATTGATATCATATTATCAGACATTAATTTACCTGATAAATCAGGAATAGATTTTATTAAAGAAATAAGACTAATAGACAAAAAAATTCCTATAATCATACTTAGTGCATACACTGATAAAAAATTTTTACTTGAAGCAACAAAATTAAAATTAATAGATTATCTTACAAAACCTATAGATTTTAAAAGTTTAAATCAAGCTTTAAATAAATGTGTCGATGAAATTTTAGACAATTCAAGATATATAATTTCTTTTAAAAATAACATTAATTATAATGTTCTTCATAAAAAACTAATAGATACAGAAAAAGAAGAAGAATTATCATTAACATCAAAAGAATTAACTCTTTTAGATTTTTTGATAAAAAATAGTAATAGAATTGTTTCAAGTGAAGAATTAAAAAGTTATTTATGGGAAGATGAATATGAAGCTACAGATTCTGCATTAAAAAATCTTTTAAATAAACTCAGAAAAAAAGTAGGAAAAGATTCTATAATAAATACTTCAGGAGTTGGTTATAGACTAGATTATTAA
- a CDS encoding TolC family protein, whose translation MYKTKILKFACISVLASSFLHASSLKESVEKVLSTNPEVISQRNNQEAFKKYIDERKANYLPRIDIDGRIEKSNSDKKYDRETPPSVVNGSEQEDGYNFGIALNQMLYDGDLTPSQVREAKHNDLANKFRTENIIENVVYETISAYLGLVQYDETLALTADMISTNEDNLQIAKEKESISGEVLETYEVDSKLNFVKEKYLEEKDLKSSRISTFKRYVGVEPSGNECRPKMDLLKIPDNLQQLIELAVLRNNEIQEQIERIKAQREKIAQADSKFLPNLNLELKALTDNDLSLNENGIENQVFGRINLAWNLYNGGGDYAVSQQEALFLKEQKERLDAITNKVVESMKVNYQRFLKNQERIDVLKKYVVANENIVEVYKSEFESGTRTFVDILDAQTDLYEAKKSLVNREFELYRNYYDMLLSLSMLTDSVLDPKNDVCSDNKALASVVSEQKEYQRSENTNELKALLGDEPTIVKDELKEDLIVEEKEVLGTQNSEYKSFLEAPEGYYTINITTTEGLDSAKRFVNTNSLSSNDSYVYPFGPEMKSAKVIYGIFKSVKEASLALENLPSSVKANKPYIDNILKHQKLYFKYNK comes from the coding sequence ATGTATAAAACAAAAATATTAAAGTTTGCGTGTATCTCAGTGTTAGCTAGTTCATTCTTACATGCATCAAGTTTAAAAGAGAGTGTTGAAAAAGTACTATCTACTAATCCAGAAGTAATTTCACAAAGAAATAATCAAGAAGCTTTTAAAAAATATATAGATGAAAGAAAAGCTAATTATTTACCTAGAATAGATATAGATGGAAGAATTGAAAAGAGCAATTCGGATAAAAAGTATGATAGAGAGACTCCACCTAGTGTTGTTAATGGATCAGAACAAGAAGATGGATATAATTTTGGAATAGCATTGAATCAAATGCTTTATGATGGTGATTTAACTCCGAGTCAAGTAAGAGAAGCTAAACATAATGATTTAGCAAATAAATTTAGAACTGAAAATATTATTGAAAATGTAGTTTATGAAACGATTTCTGCATATCTTGGATTAGTTCAGTATGATGAAACACTTGCTTTGACAGCAGATATGATTTCAACTAATGAAGACAACTTACAAATAGCAAAAGAAAAAGAGTCTATAAGTGGTGAAGTTTTAGAGACATATGAAGTTGATTCTAAATTGAATTTTGTAAAAGAGAAGTATTTAGAAGAAAAAGATTTAAAGAGTTCAAGAATTAGTACATTTAAAAGATATGTAGGTGTTGAACCTTCAGGAAATGAATGTAGACCTAAAATGGATTTATTAAAAATTCCAGATAATTTACAACAATTAATTGAGCTTGCAGTTTTAAGAAACAATGAAATTCAAGAACAAATTGAAAGAATAAAAGCACAAAGAGAAAAAATAGCTCAAGCTGATTCTAAATTCTTACCAAATTTAAATTTAGAATTAAAAGCATTAACAGATAATGATTTATCATTAAATGAAAATGGAATTGAAAATCAAGTTTTTGGAAGAATTAATCTTGCTTGGAATTTATATAATGGTGGAGGAGACTATGCGGTTTCTCAACAAGAAGCATTATTCTTAAAAGAGCAAAAAGAGAGATTAGATGCAATAACAAATAAAGTTGTTGAATCAATGAAAGTAAATTATCAAAGATTCCTAAAGAATCAAGAGAGAATAGATGTTCTTAAAAAATATGTTGTAGCAAATGAAAATATAGTTGAAGTATATAAAAGTGAATTTGAATCAGGAACTAGAACTTTTGTTGATATTTTAGATGCTCAAACAGATTTATATGAAGCTAAAAAAAGTTTAGTAAATAGAGAATTCGAATTATATAGAAATTATTATGATATGTTATTATCTTTATCTATGTTAACAGATTCTGTTTTAGATCCTAAAAATGATGTTTGTTCTGATAATAAAGCTTTAGCAAGTGTTGTTTCGGAGCAAAAAGAGTATCAAAGAAGTGAAAATACAAATGAATTAAAAGCTCTATTAGGTGATGAGCCAACTATTGTAAAAGATGAGTTAAAAGAAGATTTAATTGTTGAAGAAAAAGAAGTTTTAGGTACTCAGAACTCTGAATATAAATCATTTTTAGAAGCTCCAGAAGGATATTATACTATAAATATTACAACAACAGAAGGTTTAGATTCAGCAAAAAGATTTGTTAATACGAACTCTTTAAGTTCAAATGATTCTTATGTTTATCCTTTTGGTCCTGAAATGAAAAGTGCTAAGGTAATTTATGGTATATTTAAATCAGTAAAAGAAGCTTCATTAGCTTTAGAAAATTTACCATCTTCTGTAAAAGCAAATAAGCCTTATATAGACAATATATTAAAACATCAGAAATTATATTTCAAATATAATAAATAA
- a CDS encoding type I secretion system permease/ATPase, translated as MENNHSNLIENETLGDLKDRRKVDDLLGCLLFLSKYHNRETSAESLTFGLPIHKASMNISMFHQASSRIGLVTKTVKREKIKDITKLALPSVLILDKRRACVLLDYDLKKGVAQVIIPGLISGETQMTIEKLESEYTGEVIIIKPEYNFNNRIEKQVVVDNPKDWFWGTLRRNAGIYKQVVVVSLFINIFILATPLFTMNVYDRVLPNNAIETLWALFIGISIVMIFDLLLKVLRSYFLGIASKRADTIMSNKIFNHLLNIKLEAKPASTGQFVSRLQSFESVREFFTGATIAAMVDFPFVIIFIMVIFFIAGPLAYITITTVIISLLISWYLQRPLKTIIEKSVKEEQIKQTTLIETVSGLEIIKSVKAQNRMKTHWDNSINKTVHFADKGHFLSQSITYLTGFISQFSNIAIVAAGVYLAQEGEITMGAIIAAMILNGRVIAPISQLVGMIIKFDRTMLSLNNLDEVMKMPVEKENKTYISRPNLKGDIELKDVQFSYKEQNHQTLKDINLKIKQGEKVAILGKIGSGKSTLLKLIMNLYEPTKGSVLIDGLDTRQIDPVDLRHAIGSVPQEPFLFMGTIKDNLTIGEQYVSDEELLRVSKIAGLDDFLGKHEAGYDLLVGERGDGLSGGERQSVTLARALISDPNIIMLDEPTNSMDRQSEKSFINRLQNIVQDKTLIVVTHKTSLLQLVDRVIIIENGKIIVDGPKDQVFTTKLG; from the coding sequence TTGGAAAATAATCATTCTAATTTAATAGAAAATGAAACATTAGGTGACTTAAAAGATAGAAGAAAAGTAGATGACTTATTGGGTTGTCTACTTTTTTTATCAAAATATCATAATAGAGAAACCTCTGCTGAATCTCTTACATTTGGTCTACCAATACATAAAGCATCAATGAATATATCAATGTTTCATCAAGCATCTTCAAGAATAGGATTAGTTACCAAAACAGTCAAAAGAGAAAAGATAAAAGATATAACAAAATTAGCACTTCCTTCTGTATTAATTTTAGATAAAAGAAGAGCATGTGTTTTACTAGATTATGATCTTAAAAAAGGTGTTGCACAAGTAATAATTCCTGGATTAATTTCTGGCGAAACTCAAATGACTATAGAAAAATTGGAGAGTGAATATACGGGTGAAGTAATAATTATTAAACCTGAGTATAATTTTAATAATAGAATAGAAAAACAAGTGGTAGTTGACAATCCAAAAGATTGGTTTTGGGGAACATTAAGAAGAAATGCAGGTATTTATAAACAAGTTGTAGTTGTTTCTTTATTTATAAATATTTTCATTTTAGCAACACCTTTGTTTACCATGAATGTGTATGATAGAGTTTTACCAAATAATGCAATAGAAACTTTATGGGCATTATTTATTGGAATTTCTATTGTTATGATATTTGATTTGTTATTAAAAGTATTACGTTCATATTTTTTAGGAATTGCAAGTAAAAGAGCAGATACAATAATGTCAAATAAGATATTTAATCATTTACTAAACATAAAACTTGAGGCTAAACCAGCTTCTACAGGACAATTTGTAAGTAGACTGCAATCTTTTGAAAGTGTAAGAGAGTTTTTTACAGGTGCAACCATTGCTGCTATGGTAGATTTCCCATTTGTTATTATATTTATTATGGTTATATTTTTTATTGCTGGACCTTTAGCTTATATCACTATTACTACAGTAATTATATCTTTATTAATATCTTGGTATTTACAAAGACCATTAAAAACAATAATAGAAAAATCTGTAAAAGAAGAGCAGATAAAACAGACTACTCTTATAGAGACAGTTTCTGGATTAGAGATAATAAAAAGCGTAAAAGCACAAAATAGAATGAAAACACATTGGGATAATTCTATAAATAAAACAGTTCATTTTGCTGATAAAGGTCATTTTTTATCTCAAAGTATTACTTATTTGACAGGATTTATATCTCAATTTTCAAATATTGCTATTGTTGCTGCTGGTGTTTATTTAGCACAAGAAGGTGAAATAACAATGGGGGCAATTATTGCTGCAATGATTTTAAATGGAAGAGTAATAGCGCCAATATCTCAACTTGTAGGAATGATAATTAAATTTGATAGAACAATGTTGTCATTAAACAATCTTGATGAAGTTATGAAAATGCCTGTTGAAAAAGAGAATAAAACATATATTAGCCGTCCTAATTTAAAAGGTGATATTGAATTAAAAGATGTTCAATTTTCATATAAAGAACAAAATCATCAGACTTTAAAAGATATTAATTTAAAAATAAAACAAGGTGAGAAAGTTGCAATTTTAGGAAAAATTGGTTCAGGTAAATCTACTTTGTTAAAACTTATAATGAATTTGTATGAACCAACAAAAGGCTCTGTTTTAATAGATGGGTTGGATACAAGACAGATTGATCCAGTTGATTTACGGCATGCTATAGGAAGTGTTCCTCAAGAACCATTTTTATTTATGGGTACGATTAAAGATAATCTTACAATAGGTGAGCAGTATGTTTCAGATGAAGAATTATTAAGAGTTTCTAAAATTGCTGGACTTGATGATTTTTTGGGGAAACATGAAGCAGGATATGATTTATTAGTAGGTGAAAGAGGAGATGGACTTTCAGGTGGTGAAAGACAATCTGTAACTCTTGCTCGTGCTTTAATTTCTGATCCAAATATTATAATGCTTGATGAACCAACAAATTCTATGGATAGACAATCTGAAAAATCTTTTATAAATCGTCTACAAAATATTGTGCAAGATAAAACTTTAATAGTAGTAACTCACAAAACTTCACTATTACAATTAGTGGATAGAGTAATAATTATTGAAAATGGTAAAATAATTGTTGATGGCCCTAAAGATCAAGTTTTCACAACTAAGTTAGGATAA